In Sparus aurata chromosome 3, fSpaAur1.1, whole genome shotgun sequence, the following are encoded in one genomic region:
- the eomesa gene encoding eomesodermin homolog a isoform X3, which produces MGFFFFFSTCWQCLQEEEEDEEEGLCVCCSLSRINTLVEGQTGSVYTGSSGSRYPASLHYGSVLPPTGFSSSSVCTGRSQFSSGGYQFSQGPGCLYPSYPGTGTSIGSMSLPGSAAGARAQVYLCNRPLWLKFHRHQTEMIITKQGRRMFPFLSFNITGLNLTAHYNVFVEVVLADPNHWRFQGGKWVTCGKADNNMQGNKMYVHPESPNTGAHWMRQEISFGKLKLTNNKGANNNNTQMIVLQSLHKYQPRLHIVEVTEDGVEDMSNEARTQTFTFPENQFIAVTAYQNTDITQLKIDHNPFAKGFRDNYDSMYTAPESDRLTPSPTDSPRSTQIVPGARYAMQPFFQDQFVNNLPQNRFYTSERAVPQTNSLLSPQSEDASAAASAQRWFVPPVQQPGSNKLDLSYENDYSTSSLLSYGIKPLSLQTSHALSYYPDSAFASMAAGWGTRSSYQRKMTTGLPWSPRPSPPAFPEDQLGVTKDKLPEESAPPASSWIETSHSLKSVDSTDSGVYSVVCKRRRMSPGGSSTENSPTIKCEDLTTEEYNKDNPKGMGYYAFYTSP; this is translated from the exons atgggattttttttttttttctcaacgtGTTGGCAGTGTttgcaggaggaagaagaagacgaggaagaaggtctctgtgtttgctgttcTTTATCGAGGATAAACACTCTTGTTGAAG GACAGACCGGGTCGGTGTACACCGGGTCCAGCGGCTCCAGGTACCCGGCTTCCCTTCATTACGGATCCGTCCTGCCGCCAACGGGCTTCTCCTCCTCGTCAGTGTGCACCGGCCGGAGCCAGTTTAGCAGCGGAGGGTACCAGTTCAGCCAGGGCCCGGGCTGTTTGTACCCGTCTTATCCCGGTACGGGGACGAGTATCGGCTCCATGTCTCTGCCGGGGTCCGCCGCCGGAGCCAGAGCGCAGGTCTATCTGTGCAACCGGCCCCTGTGGCTGAAATTCCACCGGCACCAGACCGAGATGATCATCACCAAACAGGGCAG ACGGATGTTCCCATTCCTCAGTTTCAACATCACTGGACTCAACCTCACGGCCCATTACAACGTCTTTGTGGAAGTTGTTTTGGCTGACCCGAATCACTGGCGCTTTCAGGGAGGAAAGTGGGTCACATGTGGGAAAGCAGACAATAATATGCAAG GTAACAAAATGTACGTTCATCCTGAATCTCCGAACACCGGTGCTCACTGGATGAGGCAAGAAATCTCTTTTGGCAAGCTGAAGCTGACCAACAATAAAGgggccaacaacaacaacacacag aTGATCGTCTTGCAGTCGCTTCACAAATACCAACCGCGACTTCACATCGTGGAGGTGACAGAAGACGGCGTGGAGGACATGAGCAACGAGGCCAGAACCCAGACCTTCACCTTCCCAGAGAACCAGTTTATAGCCGTCACTGCCTACCAGAACACAGAC atcACACAGCTGAAGATAGACCACAACCCCTTTGCAAAAGGCTTCCGGGACAATTATGACTC GATGTACACAGCTCCAGAGAGTGACAGGTTGACCCCGTCCCCGACAGACTCCCCTCGCTCCACCCAAATCGTTCCCGGGGCCCGCTATGCCATGCAGCCTTTCTTCCAGGACCAGTTCGTCAACAACCTGCCTCAGAACCGCTTCTACACCAGCGAGCGGGCTGTTCCTCAAACCAACAGCCTCCTCTCTCCGCAGAGCGAGGACGCCAGCGCCGCTGCCTCCGCCCAGCGCTGGTTTGTCCCCCCAGTCCAGCAGCCGGGCTCCAACAAGCTGGATCTGTCGTATGAGAATGACTATTCCACCAGCAGCCTGCTGTCCTACGGCATCAAGCCCCTGTCCCTGCAGACGTCCCACGCCCTCAGCTACTACCCCGACTCGGCCTTCGCCTCCATGGCCGCAGGATGGGGCACCAGAAGCTCTTATCAGCGCAAGATGACCACGGGCCTGCCCTGGTCCCCTCGCCCAAGCCCCCCAGCCTTCCCAGAGGACCAGCTGGGGGTAACTAAAGACAAGCTGCCCGAGGAGAGCGCACCGCCGGCCTCGAGCTGGATCGAGACCTCCCACTCACTGAAATCGGTGGACTCTACCGATTCTGGTGTGTACTCCGTAGTGTGCAAGAGACGCAGAATGTCTCCTGGGGGCTCAAGCACAGAGAACTCCCCAACCATCAAGTGTGAGGACTTGACCACGGAGGAGTACAACAAGGACAACCCAAAAGGCATGGGTTATTATGCATTCTACACAAGCCCCTAA
- the eomesa gene encoding eomesodermin homolog a isoform X2, which yields MQLENILPSASINLPKTFFNLSSSDSANNSPRPSSQLEYQEVDRTESEAGSAPKKYLSGVGSGMLGEGEGDTFTKAGPDGRKGSPVLGEDELTSGRRYNIDELGSDRYFISSSQASSDMASACSLFPYAGQTGSVYTGSSGSRYPASLHYGSVLPPTGFSSSSVCTGRSQFSSGGYQFSQGPGCLYPSYPGTGTSIGSMSLPGSAAGARAQVYLCNRPLWLKFHRHQTEMIITKQGRRMFPFLSFNITGLNLTAHYNVFVEVVLADPNHWRFQGGKWVTCGKADNNMQGNKMYVHPESPNTGAHWMRQEISFGKLKLTNNKGANNNNTQMIVLQSLHKYQPRLHIVEVTEDGVEDMSNEARTQTFTFPENQFIAVTAYQNTDITQLKIDHNPFAKGFRDNYDSMYTAPESDRLTPSPTDSPRSTQIVPGARYAMQPFFQDQFVNNLPQNRFYTSERAVPQTNSLLSPQSEDASAAASAQRWFVPPVQQPGSNKLDLSYENDYSTSSLLSYGIKPLSLQTSHALSYYPDSAFASMAAGWGTRSSYQRKMTTGLPWSPRPSPPAFPEDQLGVTKDKLPEESAPPASSWIETSHSLKSVDSTDSGVYSVVCKRRRMSPGGSSTENSPTIKCEDLTTEEYNKDNPKGAKA from the exons ATGCAGCTAGAGAACATCCTTCCCAGCGCCAGCATCAATTTACCCAAGACCTTTTTCAACCTTTCCTCGTCGGACAGTGCCAACAACAGCCCGAGGCCGTCGTCGCAGCTCGAGTACCAAGAAGTCGACCGGACAGAATCAGAGGCGGGCAGCGCTCCGAAGAAATATCTGAGCGGGGTGGGGAGCGGGATGCTGGGCGAGGGAGAGGGGGACACTTTCACTAAAGCCGGGCCCGATGGGAGGAAAGGCTCCCCGGTGCTCGGCGAGGACGAGCTGACGAGCGGTCGGCGTTACAACATAGACGAACTTGGCTCTGACAGATACTTCATCTCGTCGTCCCAGGCGAGTTCCGACATGGCAAGTGCCTGTTCCCTCTTTCCCTACGCAGGACAGACCGGGTCGGTGTACACCGGGTCCAGCGGCTCCAGGTACCCGGCTTCCCTTCATTACGGATCCGTCCTGCCGCCAACGGGCTTCTCCTCCTCGTCAGTGTGCACCGGCCGGAGCCAGTTTAGCAGCGGAGGGTACCAGTTCAGCCAGGGCCCGGGCTGTTTGTACCCGTCTTATCCCGGTACGGGGACGAGTATCGGCTCCATGTCTCTGCCGGGGTCCGCCGCCGGAGCCAGAGCGCAGGTCTATCTGTGCAACCGGCCCCTGTGGCTGAAATTCCACCGGCACCAGACCGAGATGATCATCACCAAACAGGGCAG ACGGATGTTCCCATTCCTCAGTTTCAACATCACTGGACTCAACCTCACGGCCCATTACAACGTCTTTGTGGAAGTTGTTTTGGCTGACCCGAATCACTGGCGCTTTCAGGGAGGAAAGTGGGTCACATGTGGGAAAGCAGACAATAATATGCAAG GTAACAAAATGTACGTTCATCCTGAATCTCCGAACACCGGTGCTCACTGGATGAGGCAAGAAATCTCTTTTGGCAAGCTGAAGCTGACCAACAATAAAGgggccaacaacaacaacacacag aTGATCGTCTTGCAGTCGCTTCACAAATACCAACCGCGACTTCACATCGTGGAGGTGACAGAAGACGGCGTGGAGGACATGAGCAACGAGGCCAGAACCCAGACCTTCACCTTCCCAGAGAACCAGTTTATAGCCGTCACTGCCTACCAGAACACAGAC atcACACAGCTGAAGATAGACCACAACCCCTTTGCAAAAGGCTTCCGGGACAATTATGACTC GATGTACACAGCTCCAGAGAGTGACAGGTTGACCCCGTCCCCGACAGACTCCCCTCGCTCCACCCAAATCGTTCCCGGGGCCCGCTATGCCATGCAGCCTTTCTTCCAGGACCAGTTCGTCAACAACCTGCCTCAGAACCGCTTCTACACCAGCGAGCGGGCTGTTCCTCAAACCAACAGCCTCCTCTCTCCGCAGAGCGAGGACGCCAGCGCCGCTGCCTCCGCCCAGCGCTGGTTTGTCCCCCCAGTCCAGCAGCCGGGCTCCAACAAGCTGGATCTGTCGTATGAGAATGACTATTCCACCAGCAGCCTGCTGTCCTACGGCATCAAGCCCCTGTCCCTGCAGACGTCCCACGCCCTCAGCTACTACCCCGACTCGGCCTTCGCCTCCATGGCCGCAGGATGGGGCACCAGAAGCTCTTATCAGCGCAAGATGACCACGGGCCTGCCCTGGTCCCCTCGCCCAAGCCCCCCAGCCTTCCCAGAGGACCAGCTGGGGGTAACTAAAGACAAGCTGCCCGAGGAGAGCGCACCGCCGGCCTCGAGCTGGATCGAGACCTCCCACTCACTGAAATCGGTGGACTCTACCGATTCTGGTGTGTACTCCGTAGTGTGCAAGAGACGCAGAATGTCTCCTGGGGGCTCAAGCACAGAGAACTCCCCAACCATCAAGTGTGAGGACTTGACCACGGAGGAGTACAACAAGGACAACCCAAAAG GTGCCAAAGCTTAG
- the eomesa gene encoding eomesodermin homolog a isoform X1 translates to MQLENILPSASINLPKTFFNLSSSDSANNSPRPSSQLEYQEVDRTESEAGSAPKKYLSGVGSGMLGEGEGDTFTKAGPDGRKGSPVLGEDELTSGRRYNIDELGSDRYFISSSQASSDMASACSLFPYAGQTGSVYTGSSGSRYPASLHYGSVLPPTGFSSSSVCTGRSQFSSGGYQFSQGPGCLYPSYPGTGTSIGSMSLPGSAAGARAQVYLCNRPLWLKFHRHQTEMIITKQGRRMFPFLSFNITGLNLTAHYNVFVEVVLADPNHWRFQGGKWVTCGKADNNMQGNKMYVHPESPNTGAHWMRQEISFGKLKLTNNKGANNNNTQMIVLQSLHKYQPRLHIVEVTEDGVEDMSNEARTQTFTFPENQFIAVTAYQNTDITQLKIDHNPFAKGFRDNYDSMYTAPESDRLTPSPTDSPRSTQIVPGARYAMQPFFQDQFVNNLPQNRFYTSERAVPQTNSLLSPQSEDASAAASAQRWFVPPVQQPGSNKLDLSYENDYSTSSLLSYGIKPLSLQTSHALSYYPDSAFASMAAGWGTRSSYQRKMTTGLPWSPRPSPPAFPEDQLGVTKDKLPEESAPPASSWIETSHSLKSVDSTDSGVYSVVCKRRRMSPGGSSTENSPTIKCEDLTTEEYNKDNPKGMGYYAFYTSP, encoded by the exons ATGCAGCTAGAGAACATCCTTCCCAGCGCCAGCATCAATTTACCCAAGACCTTTTTCAACCTTTCCTCGTCGGACAGTGCCAACAACAGCCCGAGGCCGTCGTCGCAGCTCGAGTACCAAGAAGTCGACCGGACAGAATCAGAGGCGGGCAGCGCTCCGAAGAAATATCTGAGCGGGGTGGGGAGCGGGATGCTGGGCGAGGGAGAGGGGGACACTTTCACTAAAGCCGGGCCCGATGGGAGGAAAGGCTCCCCGGTGCTCGGCGAGGACGAGCTGACGAGCGGTCGGCGTTACAACATAGACGAACTTGGCTCTGACAGATACTTCATCTCGTCGTCCCAGGCGAGTTCCGACATGGCAAGTGCCTGTTCCCTCTTTCCCTACGCAGGACAGACCGGGTCGGTGTACACCGGGTCCAGCGGCTCCAGGTACCCGGCTTCCCTTCATTACGGATCCGTCCTGCCGCCAACGGGCTTCTCCTCCTCGTCAGTGTGCACCGGCCGGAGCCAGTTTAGCAGCGGAGGGTACCAGTTCAGCCAGGGCCCGGGCTGTTTGTACCCGTCTTATCCCGGTACGGGGACGAGTATCGGCTCCATGTCTCTGCCGGGGTCCGCCGCCGGAGCCAGAGCGCAGGTCTATCTGTGCAACCGGCCCCTGTGGCTGAAATTCCACCGGCACCAGACCGAGATGATCATCACCAAACAGGGCAG ACGGATGTTCCCATTCCTCAGTTTCAACATCACTGGACTCAACCTCACGGCCCATTACAACGTCTTTGTGGAAGTTGTTTTGGCTGACCCGAATCACTGGCGCTTTCAGGGAGGAAAGTGGGTCACATGTGGGAAAGCAGACAATAATATGCAAG GTAACAAAATGTACGTTCATCCTGAATCTCCGAACACCGGTGCTCACTGGATGAGGCAAGAAATCTCTTTTGGCAAGCTGAAGCTGACCAACAATAAAGgggccaacaacaacaacacacag aTGATCGTCTTGCAGTCGCTTCACAAATACCAACCGCGACTTCACATCGTGGAGGTGACAGAAGACGGCGTGGAGGACATGAGCAACGAGGCCAGAACCCAGACCTTCACCTTCCCAGAGAACCAGTTTATAGCCGTCACTGCCTACCAGAACACAGAC atcACACAGCTGAAGATAGACCACAACCCCTTTGCAAAAGGCTTCCGGGACAATTATGACTC GATGTACACAGCTCCAGAGAGTGACAGGTTGACCCCGTCCCCGACAGACTCCCCTCGCTCCACCCAAATCGTTCCCGGGGCCCGCTATGCCATGCAGCCTTTCTTCCAGGACCAGTTCGTCAACAACCTGCCTCAGAACCGCTTCTACACCAGCGAGCGGGCTGTTCCTCAAACCAACAGCCTCCTCTCTCCGCAGAGCGAGGACGCCAGCGCCGCTGCCTCCGCCCAGCGCTGGTTTGTCCCCCCAGTCCAGCAGCCGGGCTCCAACAAGCTGGATCTGTCGTATGAGAATGACTATTCCACCAGCAGCCTGCTGTCCTACGGCATCAAGCCCCTGTCCCTGCAGACGTCCCACGCCCTCAGCTACTACCCCGACTCGGCCTTCGCCTCCATGGCCGCAGGATGGGGCACCAGAAGCTCTTATCAGCGCAAGATGACCACGGGCCTGCCCTGGTCCCCTCGCCCAAGCCCCCCAGCCTTCCCAGAGGACCAGCTGGGGGTAACTAAAGACAAGCTGCCCGAGGAGAGCGCACCGCCGGCCTCGAGCTGGATCGAGACCTCCCACTCACTGAAATCGGTGGACTCTACCGATTCTGGTGTGTACTCCGTAGTGTGCAAGAGACGCAGAATGTCTCCTGGGGGCTCAAGCACAGAGAACTCCCCAACCATCAAGTGTGAGGACTTGACCACGGAGGAGTACAACAAGGACAACCCAAAAGGCATGGGTTATTATGCATTCTACACAAGCCCCTAA